In Pseudoalteromonas marina, a genomic segment contains:
- a CDS encoding polysaccharide lyase family 7 protein, whose amino-acid sequence MKNLTSTFKLTALAAVTPLLFMGCANTSTPIDSNTPVPASKFDLSQWKINVPVDLNNDGKIDTIDVEEIQTYAHPDFFYLDDQGYMVFTSPNKALTSANSTNTRSELRQMIRGTNTKIKTKSSKNNFALAVHPLSERFGSVGGKMEATLKVDHVALRATDSSKKAAYSVVVGQIHAGKDQALIDTKLGYGWGNEPLKIYYKKWPDHKMGSVFWNYERNLPKTDPNRTDITYPVWGNTWENPNDPGVEGIALGEDFSYTVNVHGNVMHLTFSAKGKEDVNYSINLGNNVDAYGKVDDKDHPHGYAADWHYFKAGAYNQCSTKSSKGIWYPGCLGTGEWALDKQNGDYAQVSFKKLILSPSTKP is encoded by the coding sequence ATGAAAAATCTAACATCTACTTTTAAACTCACAGCACTGGCTGCTGTTACTCCATTGCTGTTTATGGGCTGCGCAAATACAAGCACACCTATTGATAGCAATACACCTGTTCCTGCATCAAAGTTTGATTTATCACAATGGAAAATAAACGTACCTGTTGATTTAAACAACGACGGTAAAATAGACACAATTGATGTTGAAGAAATTCAAACCTACGCGCACCCTGATTTTTTCTATCTTGACGATCAAGGTTACATGGTATTCACCTCGCCAAATAAAGCATTAACCAGCGCTAACTCTACCAACACCCGCAGTGAGTTAAGGCAAATGATCCGCGGTACTAACACAAAAATAAAAACAAAGAGTTCAAAAAATAACTTTGCATTAGCTGTTCACCCACTCTCTGAGCGCTTTGGCTCTGTAGGTGGAAAAATGGAAGCCACGTTGAAGGTTGATCATGTGGCATTACGCGCAACAGACTCAAGTAAAAAAGCCGCATATTCTGTGGTGGTAGGACAAATTCATGCGGGGAAAGACCAAGCCCTAATAGATACAAAACTGGGTTATGGTTGGGGCAATGAGCCTCTTAAAATTTATTACAAAAAATGGCCCGATCATAAAATGGGCTCCGTTTTTTGGAACTATGAACGTAACTTACCAAAAACAGATCCTAACCGAACTGATATTACATACCCAGTATGGGGAAACACGTGGGAAAACCCTAATGATCCGGGTGTTGAAGGTATAGCGCTTGGTGAAGATTTTAGCTATACCGTAAACGTACATGGTAATGTAATGCACCTTACCTTTAGCGCAAAAGGCAAAGAGGATGTTAACTACTCTATTAACTTAGGAAACAATGTTGATGCCTACGGCAAAGTGGACGACAAAGATCACCCGCATGGTTATGCTGCCGATTGGCATTATTTCAAGGCCGGTGCTTATAACCAATGTAGTACTAAATCGTCTAAAGGTATTTGGTACCCTGGCTGTTTGGGCACAGGCGAGTGGGCACTCGACAAACAAAACGGTGACTACGCCCAAGTGAGCTTTAAAAAGTTAATATTAAGCCCATCAACTAAGCCGTAA
- a CDS encoding alpha/beta fold hydrolase produces MRTIKTPHGITLNYQDEGNKHSPAVILIMGLGAQMTVWPDSLYYGLVNNGFRVIRFDNRDTGLSTHLDHHTNPSLFKSWLSKRLPIHAKAPYLLDDMANDVLSLMSALKIKKAHFVGASMGGMIAQLIAAQHKKKVLSLTAIMSSSSLPRLSAKSIGVFIKLAKLKPKTPSRDEAINYNIKLNQLIGSPAYPQTEAALRLHATQIVERSNNPNGYKRQLIAMAASKDRQHLIRKIKTPTLVIHGSHDVVISVGEGKKTAMLIKKAKLKIVPGMGHNFAPELMPKMTKWLTKHIKKAQRKYIKKKLKNHIGITKCKK; encoded by the coding sequence ATGCGAACAATTAAAACACCGCACGGTATAACGCTTAACTATCAAGATGAAGGCAATAAACACTCTCCTGCAGTTATTCTAATAATGGGTTTGGGTGCTCAGATGACCGTATGGCCAGATTCACTATACTATGGTTTGGTTAACAATGGCTTTAGAGTTATCCGTTTTGATAATCGTGATACAGGTCTTTCTACTCATTTAGATCACCACACAAACCCCAGCTTATTTAAATCGTGGTTAAGTAAACGCTTACCAATACACGCTAAAGCCCCTTACTTGCTCGATGATATGGCAAACGATGTATTGTCGCTTATGAGCGCCCTTAAAATTAAAAAAGCCCACTTTGTTGGCGCATCCATGGGTGGAATGATTGCCCAGCTAATAGCAGCGCAACATAAAAAAAAGGTACTGAGCTTAACCGCTATTATGTCAAGCTCTAGCTTGCCAAGGCTGAGCGCTAAAAGCATTGGCGTATTTATTAAGCTTGCCAAATTAAAACCAAAAACACCAAGCCGTGATGAAGCAATTAATTACAACATTAAACTAAACCAACTAATTGGCAGCCCAGCTTACCCACAAACAGAAGCCGCCCTTCGGCTTCATGCAACACAAATAGTTGAGCGTTCAAACAACCCTAATGGCTACAAACGCCAGCTCATTGCAATGGCTGCCAGTAAAGATAGGCAACATTTAATTCGAAAAATTAAAACACCTACATTGGTCATTCATGGTAGTCATGATGTAGTCATTAGTGTGGGTGAAGGTAAAAAAACGGCCATGCTAATAAAAAAGGCAAAACTAAAAATTGTGCCTGGTATGGGCCATAACTTTGCACCAGAACTCATGCCAAAAATGACAAAATGGCTCACAAAGCATATTAAAAAGGCACAACGTAAATACATTAAAAAAAAGCTCAAAAACCACATTGGTATAACCAAATGTAAAAAGTAA
- a CDS encoding substrate-binding periplasmic protein, protein MYLRVVISAFVFMFCTAVNAMSTVNFIAEDLHPYHFKNENGQADGALVDIAKAVLKITSLNAKFEIMPMARAFHELESNPNTILLSLLKTPTRTNNFKWLGSVYFTDAYVVSLKSNKAQATHLNHTKFYKIGTIRGYSSAKYLKQMGFKEDKNLVLVSYYQQLWQMLYKKRIDFALMNTLTLENELKMSGLDPNLITKRIHLDDFPSTLYFASNKMLEESTANALSQALVIIKKSGEYEAILNKWKLPLPTTANKL, encoded by the coding sequence ATGTACCTGCGTGTTGTAATTAGCGCCTTTGTATTTATGTTTTGTACTGCGGTAAATGCAATGAGTACAGTAAACTTTATTGCCGAAGATTTGCACCCTTATCACTTTAAAAACGAGAATGGCCAAGCTGATGGCGCGCTTGTTGATATAGCCAAAGCCGTTTTAAAAATCACATCATTAAACGCTAAATTTGAAATAATGCCCATGGCGCGCGCATTTCACGAGCTTGAAAGTAATCCAAACACTATTTTACTTTCTTTATTAAAAACTCCTACGCGCACAAATAACTTTAAATGGTTAGGCAGTGTTTATTTTACCGATGCCTACGTAGTTAGCTTAAAAAGCAATAAAGCACAAGCCACACACTTAAACCACACTAAGTTTTATAAAATAGGCACTATTCGCGGGTACTCAAGTGCTAAGTATTTAAAGCAAATGGGCTTTAAAGAAGACAAAAATTTAGTATTGGTGAGCTACTACCAGCAACTTTGGCAAATGCTTTACAAAAAACGTATCGACTTTGCCTTAATGAATACACTCACATTAGAAAACGAGTTAAAAATGTCGGGCTTAGATCCAAACCTTATCACCAAGCGCATTCACTTAGATGACTTTCCTTCAACGCTTTATTTTGCCAGTAATAAAATGCTTGAAGAAAGTACAGCCAACGCCTTATCGCAAGCACTTGTAATAATTAAGAAAAGCGGTGAGTACGAAGCAATTTTAAACAAATGGAAACTTCCGCTTCCTACCACTGCCAATAAACTGTAA
- a CDS encoding AraC family transcriptional regulator: MQTIADHYFSSILDYLQSQDLNNEDALKAINFTEFSNRTKQQLSPRISLKSYNALLNYAQNTLKDPLFGFRLGQHIRTADYGVLGYLVESSNGLGNAIQALLNYDRLVANIGQAQFEQHKSQATIRWFPHAQCNEQVVLRNMTAWVSVVRQLLNNELSPTQVSFQYHFTQAQINTLATWFNCPILTNAKHNEICFPSSYLNLNFKTDNAAIYLALKQVSDQQLSHFTNQQNITENVSQILMAKLDLQNCTLIRTANALSMTPRTLQRHLKLHGTTFALMLENERKRRINELPNKPNLAQLALLLGFKDQSSFNRAFKRWYSCSPLEYFKTNKG, from the coding sequence ATGCAAACCATTGCCGATCATTACTTTTCTAGTATTCTTGATTATTTACAAAGCCAAGATTTAAATAATGAAGATGCTCTAAAGGCAATTAACTTTACTGAATTTAGTAATCGTACAAAACAACAACTATCACCACGCATAAGCCTAAAAAGCTATAATGCATTGCTTAATTATGCTCAAAATACACTTAAAGATCCTTTATTTGGCTTTAGACTAGGTCAGCATATTCGTACGGCGGACTATGGCGTTTTGGGATATTTAGTCGAGTCAAGTAACGGATTAGGCAACGCTATACAAGCGCTTTTAAATTACGACCGCCTAGTGGCAAATATAGGTCAAGCACAATTTGAGCAACACAAAAGCCAAGCAACTATCCGCTGGTTTCCCCATGCTCAATGTAATGAACAAGTAGTATTAAGAAATATGACAGCTTGGGTGAGTGTTGTACGCCAATTACTCAATAACGAATTATCACCGACACAAGTTAGCTTTCAATATCACTTTACTCAAGCGCAAATAAATACGCTAGCAACATGGTTTAATTGCCCAATTTTAACTAATGCAAAACACAACGAAATTTGTTTTCCGAGCAGCTATTTAAACCTGAACTTTAAAACTGATAACGCTGCTATTTATTTAGCACTAAAGCAAGTATCTGATCAGCAATTAAGTCATTTTACTAACCAGCAAAATATAACTGAAAATGTCAGCCAAATTTTAATGGCAAAGCTCGATTTACAAAATTGTACGTTAATACGCACTGCAAATGCCCTCAGCATGACACCACGCACCTTGCAACGGCACTTAAAATTGCACGGTACAACGTTTGCCCTCATGCTTGAAAACGAGCGCAAGCGACGTATTAACGAACTGCCTAATAAACCTAATTTAGCACAACTAGCATTACTGCTCGGATTTAAAGATCAAAGCTCTTTTAATCGTGCTTTTAAACGTTGGTATTCGTGCAGTCCACTAGAATACTTTAAAACAAATAAGGGGTAA
- a CDS encoding SRPBCC family protein, whose product MVSINLKCTLFAPPEKVAAILLEHAYLERFFNAQFSQLKPHNKGEMKGGAGAIRQVKTPLVAFNEQIIHASSNHICYRIIGDKPVENHQGDIYLTPIEYEGNTATALRYCIAFRPPWWMPDSLIKLLVKHDISQALKKLQHYFKRAQHDH is encoded by the coding sequence ATGGTTTCTATAAATTTAAAATGTACTTTATTCGCTCCGCCTGAAAAGGTGGCGGCTATATTGCTGGAACATGCCTATTTAGAGCGCTTTTTTAATGCTCAATTTTCACAATTAAAACCCCACAATAAAGGTGAAATGAAAGGTGGGGCAGGTGCCATAAGGCAAGTTAAAACGCCGCTTGTTGCTTTTAATGAACAAATTATACATGCCAGCAGTAATCATATTTGTTACCGCATAATAGGTGATAAGCCGGTGGAGAATCATCAAGGAGACATATATTTAACTCCCATTGAGTATGAAGGTAATACAGCTACAGCGCTTAGGTATTGTATCGCCTTTAGGCCACCATGGTGGATGCCGGATAGCTTAATAAAGTTACTTGTTAAACATGATATATCGCAAGCACTTAAAAAATTACAGCATTATTTTAAGAGGGCACAACATGACCATTGA
- a CDS encoding sterol desaturase family protein, protein MTIEVILLALSPIFLVFVSVEFIKYRRFYDIKDSMANTALALLHQGADAVSLILLMPLFNWLYEYRVFDIELSVFTVLFAFIFQDFLYYWFHRASHNIHWLWAAHVVHHSSTKMNFTTAFRQSLMYPLAGMWVFWLPMILIGFDPITVLTVVALNLAYQFFVHTQIVKKLGWFESVFNTPSHHRVHHAINREYLDKNFAGVLIIWDKLFGTFVEEDSNKPCKYGIVGQLNSNNPVIITFHQWWHLIKQTYTAKGFKAKLSILLGYPTSSQKNNDNDVSYKS, encoded by the coding sequence ATGACCATTGAAGTAATTTTACTTGCACTTAGTCCCATTTTTTTAGTATTTGTTAGTGTTGAATTTATTAAATACAGGCGTTTTTACGATATAAAAGACAGCATGGCGAATACGGCCTTGGCGTTATTGCACCAAGGTGCTGATGCGGTTTCTTTAATATTACTGATGCCATTATTTAATTGGTTATATGAATACCGCGTGTTCGATATAGAGCTCTCGGTATTTACCGTTTTGTTTGCCTTTATATTTCAAGACTTTTTGTATTATTGGTTTCATAGGGCGTCGCATAATATTCATTGGTTATGGGCTGCACATGTTGTGCATCATAGCTCTACAAAAATGAATTTTACAACGGCATTCAGGCAAAGCTTAATGTATCCCTTAGCAGGTATGTGGGTATTTTGGTTACCCATGATTTTAATCGGCTTTGATCCTATAACGGTACTTACAGTTGTTGCGTTAAACTTGGCATATCAGTTTTTTGTGCATACACAAATAGTTAAAAAACTTGGGTGGTTTGAAAGCGTATTCAATACACCGTCGCATCATCGTGTTCATCACGCTATAAACCGAGAATACTTAGATAAAAATTTTGCAGGCGTACTTATAATCTGGGATAAGTTGTTTGGTACATTTGTTGAAGAAGACTCTAATAAGCCATGTAAGTATGGCATTGTGGGGCAGTTAAATAGCAATAATCCAGTCATAATTACATTTCATCAATGGTGGCATTTAATTAAACAAACTTATACAGCAAAAGGGTTTAAAGCTAAGCTAAGTATTTTATTAGGTTACCCAACTAGTTCGCAGAAAAACAATGATAATGACGTGAGTTATAAAAGTTAA
- a CDS encoding fasciclin domain-containing protein produces MNKLLKVCLITFPLLLAQGCNDDDDDNTTVQVEPESSSTIVDVARDAGNFTTLVAALEATGLDDTLADTSQEFTVFAPTDDAFALLGEDTINGLLADTDTLSSILTYHVVSGSVNAEAAIGLAGTTVDTVNGGKVALSLNGDSLLINTSTVTMTDIATDNGIIHVIDAVLIPIATAEAAPTTNIVETAQQAGGFTTLLAALDAAGLTAALSDESAQFTVFAPTDAAFEAVGSKMINTLLANPDVLGDILKQHVLTGAVDSVTAMSLNGQSAETLLGNSLPITINAETDMLMFGGANIVVKDIATTNGVIHVIDSVIVADVTLPESFGTIADVASDNGNFTTLIAALAATGLDTLVADPTNTFTVFAPTDDAFAALGQDTIDALLADTDTLRDILLYHVVADASVLSDAAVTIANSENNKVEMANGDMAALSYVDSALFINDSAVTAANVTADNGVIHVLNKVIMPPAEVGTPTKTIATVATETDALSTLVTALQAADLVDTFNDTTKSFTVFAPTNAAFSKIPTDTLNALLADTDALTGVLTQHVLGAQVGSTDAFATNGKMVTTLAENMISVNIVDFTSTTNAATDSVAYDADNARLVTGMADSTAGKTLYVFDNDLGESMSVCEDTCATTWPPVLGTADSIENIPGLSLIARADSTMQVAYLGRPLYTYSGDTAPGDENGQGVGNVWWQVSLPATSLQVAGSNVTTTDIYTSNGVVHLIDTVITTAQ; encoded by the coding sequence ATGAACAAATTACTGAAGGTATGCCTCATTACATTTCCCTTGTTGCTAGCACAAGGGTGTAATGACGATGATGACGATAACACCACTGTACAAGTTGAGCCCGAATCATCTTCAACCATTGTTGATGTAGCAAGAGACGCGGGTAACTTTACCACTTTAGTTGCAGCATTAGAGGCAACAGGTTTAGACGATACTCTTGCCGACACAAGTCAAGAATTTACTGTTTTCGCTCCTACCGATGATGCCTTTGCGCTACTTGGCGAAGACACAATAAACGGATTGCTAGCAGATACAGATACACTTAGTTCAATACTTACTTATCACGTAGTTTCAGGTAGTGTTAACGCTGAAGCAGCAATTGGTCTTGCTGGTACAACGGTTGACACTGTAAACGGCGGCAAAGTCGCTTTATCGTTAAATGGCGATAGCTTGTTAATAAACACAAGCACAGTAACCATGACTGACATTGCAACTGACAACGGCATCATCCATGTAATTGATGCAGTGCTTATACCTATCGCCACTGCTGAGGCAGCGCCAACTACCAATATCGTCGAAACAGCACAACAGGCGGGTGGATTCACCACGTTACTTGCTGCATTAGACGCTGCGGGTTTAACAGCAGCATTAAGCGACGAATCAGCACAGTTCACTGTTTTTGCACCCACCGACGCGGCCTTTGAAGCCGTTGGTAGCAAAATGATCAATACGCTTTTAGCAAACCCAGATGTACTTGGCGACATTTTAAAGCAACATGTTTTGACTGGCGCGGTTGATTCGGTAACTGCTATGTCATTAAATGGTCAATCTGCAGAAACGCTGCTAGGCAACTCTCTTCCAATTACAATTAATGCCGAAACAGACATGCTAATGTTTGGCGGTGCCAATATTGTGGTTAAAGACATTGCTACAACTAACGGGGTGATTCATGTAATCGATTCAGTTATTGTGGCTGATGTAACACTACCTGAAAGCTTTGGTACAATTGCAGATGTTGCCAGCGATAATGGTAACTTTACAACACTGATTGCTGCACTAGCTGCTACAGGATTAGACACTTTAGTTGCTGATCCTACCAATACATTTACAGTATTTGCTCCTACCGATGACGCTTTTGCAGCGCTTGGGCAAGACACCATTGATGCACTACTTGCAGACACTGATACCCTTCGCGACATTTTACTTTACCATGTAGTTGCTGATGCAAGCGTTTTGTCTGACGCAGCAGTCACCATTGCAAATAGCGAAAATAATAAAGTGGAAATGGCAAATGGCGATATGGCCGCCCTATCATACGTAGACAGCGCACTGTTTATCAACGACTCTGCCGTCACTGCGGCAAATGTAACAGCCGATAATGGTGTAATTCATGTACTCAATAAGGTCATTATGCCACCAGCCGAAGTAGGCACACCTACCAAAACAATTGCTACTGTTGCAACAGAAACAGACGCACTTTCAACATTAGTGACAGCCTTACAAGCTGCTGACTTAGTTGATACGTTTAATGATACGACAAAATCGTTCACCGTATTTGCTCCAACAAACGCCGCATTTAGTAAAATCCCAACGGATACCTTAAACGCGCTACTCGCTGATACAGATGCATTAACCGGCGTATTAACGCAGCACGTTTTAGGTGCTCAAGTAGGTAGTACAGATGCGTTTGCAACAAACGGTAAAATGGTCACTACGCTTGCTGAAAACATGATAAGTGTAAACATTGTCGACTTTACTAGTACCACCAATGCTGCAACAGACAGTGTTGCATACGATGCAGACAACGCACGCTTAGTAACAGGCATGGCTGATAGCACTGCAGGTAAAACGCTTTACGTTTTTGACAACGACTTAGGTGAGTCAATGAGCGTATGTGAAGATACATGTGCTACAACGTGGCCACCAGTGCTGGGCACAGCGGACTCTATTGAAAACATACCGGGTTTATCACTTATTGCTCGTGCAGATAGCACTATGCAGGTTGCATATCTAGGTCGTCCATTATACACCTACTCAGGCGATACTGCTCCTGGCGATGAAAATGGCCAAGGTGTAGGCAATGTTTGGTGGCAAGTAAGCTTACCTGCAACTTCATTGCAAGTTGCTGGTAGTAACGTAACAACGACCGACATATACACTAGCAATGGCGTGGTTCATTTGATTGATACAGTCATTACTACTGCACAATAG
- a CDS encoding VOC family protein: MSNCLHLAIPAGDLEVAKTFYCDVLGCKTGNSEEGRWVDIDFWGNELTLHQSVERLPTVRHDVDMGAVAVPHFGIHLSEDEFNNLKKRIEDAGLEYLDKPYRRFIGDEFEQETFFIEDTNGNVLEMKTMVNPEVLFKKV; encoded by the coding sequence ATGTCTAATTGTTTGCATTTGGCAATTCCGGCCGGCGACTTAGAAGTAGCTAAAACATTTTATTGTGACGTACTCGGTTGTAAAACCGGTAATAGTGAAGAGGGTCGTTGGGTCGACATCGACTTTTGGGGTAACGAACTTACATTACACCAAAGCGTTGAACGATTACCTACTGTTCGCCATGATGTAGATATGGGGGCAGTTGCGGTTCCTCATTTTGGCATTCACTTATCTGAAGATGAATTTAACAATTTAAAAAAACGTATAGAAGATGCTGGCTTAGAATACCTAGATAAGCCATATCGTCGATTCATTGGTGACGAATTTGAGCAAGAAACATTTTTTATCGAAGATACTAATGGCAACGTGCTCGAAATGAAGACCATGGTTAACCCCGAGGTTTTATTTAAAAAGGTATAA
- a CDS encoding sensor domain-containing diguanylate cyclase, with protein MAYKKFNALFLPNTLKTQLKRYLLLGVIFVFSNLLFNKSAFANQHCEINQISPQITSVNTLNKQTPLRLKIQSGRVQYSVNCQLQQAGVLSFNRSTLERFEWRQNDEIHNPIRYNKPAYFIDSGATTALLTLYSPVEFRPVFKWQPMPVFIQKSQQQNLILGLFYGLCITLILYVLIMGSRLNDDTFKLYSLYIFCIGGFILMQEGQLYLFLTSQHSSSLFNIYLLFIGLCVLSATWFICALLQIKTSWPKVDTALKCLAAVVMLFSVLQILFKTPQVWALLSKATGYVTLCIVGCVFVLSALQARKGIREATLVFIALSFVFVSMIFRILLIDESPFMRRYGLIIAFAVESFLLAVAVSRRISRMRIAKKRAETEADYDHLCGILNRRGWCKKSADLIEHHIKSGGVLCLIYIDLDDFKQINDTHGHAVGDQALCKVAHHLKAIVRSNDAIGRLGGDEFVVLAHFYTKAQVSPKVHFLKTELAKLFIDHNTEQLAIKASVGSAVFSDPPRNIDELLKAGDTAMYHEKLKRKATPLTLVDL; from the coding sequence ATGGCTTACAAAAAGTTTAATGCACTTTTCCTACCTAACACTCTTAAAACGCAACTAAAAAGGTATTTGCTGTTAGGTGTTATTTTTGTTTTTTCTAATCTTTTATTTAATAAGTCTGCATTTGCAAATCAACATTGTGAAATTAACCAAATTAGTCCACAAATCACTTCAGTAAACACATTAAATAAACAAACGCCTTTAAGACTAAAAATTCAATCTGGCAGAGTTCAATACTCTGTAAATTGCCAGTTACAGCAAGCTGGTGTTCTTAGCTTTAACCGCTCTACCCTTGAGCGCTTTGAGTGGCGTCAAAACGATGAAATACACAACCCAATTAGATACAACAAACCAGCTTATTTTATCGACTCAGGTGCAACAACCGCCCTATTAACTTTGTATTCTCCAGTCGAGTTTCGCCCGGTATTTAAGTGGCAACCAATGCCTGTATTTATACAAAAAAGCCAACAACAAAACCTAATATTAGGGCTGTTTTACGGCTTGTGTATCACGCTTATATTGTATGTATTAATTATGGGGAGCCGCCTTAACGACGATACCTTTAAGCTCTACAGCTTATACATTTTTTGTATTGGTGGCTTTATTCTTATGCAAGAAGGGCAGCTGTATTTATTTTTAACCTCGCAGCACAGTAGCAGTTTATTTAACATATACCTTTTATTTATTGGCCTATGTGTTCTAAGCGCGACATGGTTTATTTGCGCTCTTTTACAAATCAAAACAAGTTGGCCAAAAGTAGATACTGCCTTAAAGTGTTTAGCTGCAGTTGTCATGTTATTTAGCGTTTTACAAATACTCTTTAAAACCCCTCAAGTATGGGCTCTTTTAAGTAAAGCTACAGGCTATGTAACGCTTTGTATTGTAGGGTGTGTCTTTGTGCTTTCCGCTTTGCAAGCACGCAAAGGCATTCGTGAAGCAACACTGGTGTTTATTGCTCTAAGCTTTGTATTTGTCAGTATGATTTTTAGAATATTATTAATAGACGAAAGTCCATTTATGCGTCGCTACGGGTTAATTATAGCTTTTGCTGTAGAGTCATTTTTACTCGCCGTAGCGGTTTCAAGGCGTATTAGTCGGATGAGGATTGCAAAAAAACGCGCCGAAACCGAAGCCGATTATGATCACCTTTGCGGTATTTTAAACCGCAGAGGGTGGTGCAAAAAATCGGCAGATTTAATAGAGCATCATATAAAAAGTGGCGGTGTGCTCTGTTTAATTTATATAGATTTAGATGACTTTAAACAAATAAATGACACTCACGGCCACGCCGTTGGAGACCAAGCACTGTGTAAAGTTGCTCACCACTTAAAAGCTATTGTGCGCAGTAACGATGCCATAGGGCGTTTAGGAGGTGATGAATTTGTAGTGCTAGCGCACTTTTATACTAAGGCTCAGGTAAGCCCAAAAGTTCACTTTTTAAAAACTGAATTAGCCAAACTCTTTATTGATCATAATACTGAACAATTAGCCATAAAAGCGAGTGTTGGTAGTGCTGTATTTAGTGACCCACCTAGAAATATTGATGAACTTTTAAAAGCTGGCGATACTGCTATGTACCATGAAAAGCTAAAAAGAAAAGCAACACCGCTTACGTTAGTCGATTTATAA
- a CDS encoding AraC family transcriptional regulator: MPTIASMLQQYAEQNDLLNFEGVTKTIIPGVYFHRASKSSPRQPLIYNSGIILVGQGHKIIHFPDHQIKYGAGDYLVLGVPVPLECEAFTDNGLPVMGVVIDINPVTLHKLVNQMGEYTPFTSGQMSGVQSAKIDGAMEQVTHRLLSALNNPLEAEIFGQDIIKELVYRVLCGPQGHTLIGLAMHDGHYARIARTLSTMHKSYADQITVEGLAEEVNMSVSSFHRAFKQVTFESPLQYLKKVRLAKAKELITNNGSKANEAALKVGYTSPSQFSREFKRHFNKTPSEVVPQLNS; the protein is encoded by the coding sequence ATGCCCACTATAGCCAGCATGTTGCAGCAATACGCCGAACAAAATGATTTGCTCAACTTTGAAGGCGTAACGAAAACGATTATTCCCGGTGTTTATTTTCATCGTGCGAGTAAAAGCTCACCTCGTCAGCCACTCATTTATAACTCTGGTATTATTTTAGTTGGTCAAGGGCATAAAATTATTCATTTTCCTGATCATCAAATAAAATATGGTGCAGGCGACTACCTTGTTTTGGGTGTCCCCGTCCCCCTTGAGTGCGAAGCCTTTACTGATAATGGCCTACCGGTAATGGGCGTAGTAATTGATATAAACCCAGTAACATTGCATAAGTTAGTAAACCAAATGGGCGAATATACCCCGTTTACTTCTGGGCAAATGAGCGGTGTACAATCAGCAAAAATAGATGGTGCTATGGAGCAAGTAACTCACCGTTTATTAAGCGCACTTAATAACCCTTTAGAGGCCGAAATTTTTGGGCAAGACATAATAAAAGAGCTGGTATACCGTGTACTTTGTGGCCCTCAGGGTCATACCTTAATTGGCCTTGCTATGCACGATGGGCACTACGCCCGAATAGCACGAACGCTTTCCACTATGCATAAAAGCTATGCAGATCAAATTACGGTTGAAGGCTTGGCTGAAGAGGTAAATATGAGTGTGTCGTCGTTTCATCGTGCCTTTAAACAAGTGACCTTTGAATCGCCGTTGCAATACTTAAAAAAGGTACGCTTAGCAAAAGCAAAAGAACTCATTACAAATAACGGTAGTAAAGCAAATGAGGCCGCATTAAAGGTAGGTTACACCAGCCCTTCGCAGTTTAGCCGCGAGTTTAAACGCCACTTTAATAAAACGCCAAGCGAGGTCGTACCTCAATTAAATAGCTAA